taatttatttccaTAGTTTTACACTTTTACAAAATGCTAAAGAATGTTGTTTAAAGAGTACAAGTTAAGTGACATTTCATAAGAAAGGAATAAACTTTGTTAGATACCAAAATCTTAAGCCGATGCTCTCGCTCTATGGCTCCACcaatatcttcttcttcccaaTCATTTCTTCATTCTTTCAACTTTGTTACTCtttatcttttgattctttaaaaataaattaatccaCTTTTCTTTGTCACACGATTTTAAAAGTCTGCTTGGGAACAACGCATTCTCTATCAACCCTACATATTTTTAGTCACTCTTTCTAACTTTCCTTTTTCAATTAATAACCCATTTTAGTTTTTATCCATTTTATAACAAAAGGTTCATATTATGGAACCAACAAAAGTTACAAAATGAAAGACTAAATGCCCCCGTCTTTGTAGAACAGCGTTAATGGTGGAGTGGTGGTAGACCCATCACCATCAAAATAATTGCAATTCGGCCGTTAATCATGTAATAATTTTAGTGTAATATATAGTTAAGGTCAAACTATCATACACttcttcattaaaaataaaaagagttgtTAAGAATTTATCACATTTATGTACGGAGTACCAAATTCCTAtgaatacaaaattaaatactaattaaaGCTTTGGCAACTCAACTGTCAAAACAttaaccaaacccaaaccggTAGTTGCACTGAACCAGATAGTCACATACTCTGCTTTTCACACCTCCTACAAGTCTTCCGCATCTCTCAAATGGCAACAACACTGAACAATGcaccatatttttatttttttacagcTAGGTTGTACCGTGGAGCCCCTTGAAATAAGTTTTCTTGAAGCTATCGTAGATCATCATCAAACTCCGTAAAGTCTAAGGGATGTTTTGATGAACGAGTAAGCTAATGCACCGGTGAAAATGTAACTATCAACCCTGTCCAATATCCCACCTGCACCATGGACAGAGAGATTTATTAAGAGGAGCTGTGAATGATCTATGTATTGATTAGTATGTTAGTGTGGGAGATTTTTACCATGTCCAGGGATAAGTGAACCAGAGTCTTTGACCCCGGCATCACGTTTGATCATTGATTCAGTAAGATCACCAAAGACTGACCCAAAGAAGTTAATAAACCCAAAAGCAATAGAGCTGAGGATACAAATCAAAGAAAGTAATTTACAAAACGTGCAAATGATAAGAAAGAAACTGAGTTTAGATAGAGAGATAAAACTAAGTAACCTGAACAGAGACTGAGGCCAAGACAGAGACTTAGAGAGTAGAAGGGTAATGACTATACAACCAACAAGTCCAGCAAAAGTCCCTTCCCATGTCTTTTTGGGACTAATACTAGTCAGAGGTGTCCTACCAAACGCCTGCAACTTCTCTATTGTTAAACTCAGCTTGAGGGCGGTTATCactagttaaaaaaaaaaaaagctttattGTTAACCTTGCCACCGAGAAAAGCAAATGTGTCTGTGGCAATTACACCACTGAATGAGATCAACGTTGCCACAAGTCCAACTGTCCACTGAGGTGGACCACCAAGAAAAATTGGCCAAGTCCTTGCAATACCTAATAAAAGGAGGAGAAAGTCTCAAgagattttatgtttttgagatATAAAAGGAGGTGAGAGAGAGCTTGCCAGTGTTGAGCGCAGGAGCAGCTAAACCACAACGAAGCTTAACCCAAAAACAAGGGAGATAGCCACAGTAAAACAAGCCAAACATTGTACTACTAAGCTGAGAAAAACGCGGGTTTCCTCTCTGTACTAACAAAGCCATTGCAACAACAAAGGCTGCGCATGTCACCCATATATCAATGTTACCAAAGTACCTGAACAAGATTAACTCCATAAACTCAGTCTCAAGGAGGcattcaacaacaacaacaagaaaaaaGTCTTGGATTGGAATTGGAGATAATGAACTTACAGTGTAAGGATGGGCATAAGAGCGCATATAACAGAGCAAAAACGAGATACATATCTAGGAGGAGGAGTCATTCCTTTAGCTATGCCTCTACTTCTAACGAGCTCGAAATATTCACGAGAACCAATGAAAACAGAAGCTGCTAAGGCTAATGTGAAAACCCATCCTCCAGCTAACACAACACCTCCAACAGGTAACCCAATGGCGACGCCAAAGATGACTCTTTTCTTAAGCTGGCTTGCTTTCTTCTGCTTATCTTCTTCCACATTCTGCAAATCGTGGATTTGAAATCAGACAAAGTGAGACTACTACCCTTAATTTAACAATTAAGCTAAAAACTGAATCTTTACTAGTATATGAAGTTATTATTACCTTTGAATTGCCATCACCAAGATGGTCTGATTCAGCTCGACTAACGGCCGTGAGGAAACGGCGTTTAACAGGAATCCGACC
This genomic stretch from Raphanus sativus cultivar WK10039 chromosome 3, ASM80110v3, whole genome shotgun sequence harbors:
- the LOC130508985 gene encoding phosphatidate cytidylyltransferase 4, chloroplastic-like; this encodes MASFVEVCRYNKPVPPVLSTSLSICPCRVSIRKTLNLPPFAEYTSLRLVRDAKTNPLLRSLLGRIPVKRRFLTAVSRAESDHLGDGNSKNVEEDKQKKASQLKKRVIFGVAIGLPVGGVVLAGGWVFTLALAASVFIGSREYFELVRSRGIAKGMTPPPRYVSRFCSVICALMPILTLYFGNIDIWVTCAAFVVAMALLVQRGNPRFSQLSSTMFGLFYCGYLPCFWVKLRCGLAAPALNTGIARTWPIFLGGPPQWTVGLVATLISFSGVIATDTFAFLGGKAFGRTPLTSISPKKTWEGTFAGLVGCIVITLLLSKSLSWPQSLFSSIAFGFINFFGSVFGDLTESMIKRDAGVKDSGSLIPGHGGILDRVDSYIFTGALAYSFIKTSLRLYGV